A genomic window from Bacillus cereus G9842 includes:
- a CDS encoding helix-turn-helix transcriptional regulator: MARPLQNKVNRDELYKEVVREIELSPNGEAEISSSNLADKFGVQGPTMDYHLSVLVKDGSLLLLNRRGKYNKKIFTLPSTNVSAEKKDTNQTNIHIPFKSKKSEEKFQEFIQNHLKNKESSTESKMSEIHPADKDKQEVLISESDLVTDINNVFTTKQTSEEKESKKVNDLQEIKQIIPDNAINTTNFQVKELTLDEKIEQFLNKTNQVHTAEKLLSHQDKEIISVMNETIQQNIVYLKDLSEQLTTVENKQLIQHLIDDRNRMNKEVEKLQRELEETRKQSQQNLEKYEIDPNRVRFMQQMIFDTLDNYVNQPNHALALGRTNFRNKISKEINDLVKYTLHLEK; this comes from the coding sequence ATGGCTAGACCATTGCAAAATAAAGTGAATCGTGATGAATTATATAAAGAGGTTGTCAGAGAAATAGAATTGTCCCCTAATGGAGAAGCTGAGATATCCTCTTCAAATTTAGCTGATAAATTTGGGGTTCAAGGTCCCACAATGGACTATCACTTAAGTGTTTTAGTTAAAGATGGCTCTCTACTTCTTTTAAATAGAAGAGGCAAATATAATAAAAAAATATTTACATTACCTTCAACTAACGTATCAGCAGAAAAGAAAGATACTAATCAAACAAATATTCATATTCCATTTAAATCTAAGAAATCAGAAGAAAAATTTCAAGAATTTATTCAAAACCACTTAAAGAATAAAGAGAGTTCTACTGAATCAAAGATGAGTGAAATTCATCCAGCTGATAAAGATAAACAAGAAGTTCTAATATCTGAATCAGATTTAGTTACAGATATAAATAATGTTTTTACTACTAAACAAACTAGCGAGGAAAAAGAAAGTAAAAAAGTTAATGATTTACAAGAAATTAAACAGATTATACCTGATAATGCAATCAATACTACTAATTTTCAAGTAAAAGAACTAACATTAGATGAAAAAATAGAACAATTCCTAAATAAAACGAATCAAGTTCATACTGCTGAAAAGTTATTGAGTCATCAAGATAAAGAAATTATTTCAGTTATGAATGAAACGATTCAACAAAATATTGTTTATTTAAAAGATTTATCTGAGCAATTAACTACTGTTGAAAATAAGCAGCTGATTCAACATTTAATTGATGATCGTAACAGAATGAATAAAGAAGTAGAAAAACTGCAGAGAGAACTAGAAGAGACTAGAAAACAATCTCAACAAAATTTAGAAAAATACGAAATAGATCCAAATAGAGTACGCTTTATGCAACAAATGATTTTTGATACATTAGATAACTATGTAAATCAACCTAACCATGCATTAGCATTAGGAAGAACTAATTTTAGAAATAAAATATCAAAAGAGATTAACGATTTAGTTAAATATACTTTACATTTAGAAAAATAA
- a CDS encoding helix-turn-helix domain-containing protein: MMNIDEVLSMLTENEKKIFNYIKATAGKQGGSVKASMSKMGEATGLSEATAHRAIKKLRKLGIIGIVPSLEKAESNEIVYYGSSVDESQQIMDIMKQAGQLTSGLNRLESVLKGKEESLEKVQREKAQLEQQIEKLQKELAAVRAQQSGIDSNKIISSQPLGDGTTAYIVKD; encoded by the coding sequence ATGATGAATATTGACGAGGTATTATCAATGCTAACAGAAAATGAAAAAAAAATTTTTAATTATATTAAAGCTACAGCCGGTAAGCAAGGCGGTTCGGTAAAAGCATCTATGAGCAAAATGGGAGAAGCTACAGGACTTAGTGAAGCTACTGCACACAGAGCGATTAAGAAATTGCGTAAGTTAGGTATTATCGGTATTGTTCCATCATTAGAAAAAGCTGAATCCAATGAAATTGTATACTATGGTTCTTCTGTTGATGAATCTCAACAAATTATGGATATTATGAAACAAGCTGGTCAATTAACATCTGGATTAAATAGGCTTGAATCCGTATTAAAAGGAAAAGAAGAATCACTTGAAAAAGTTCAAAGGGAGAAGGCTCAATTAGAACAGCAAATTGAGAAATTACAAAAAGAGTTAGCTGCTGTTCGTGCGCAACAGTCTGGAATAGATTCAAATAAAATCATTTCAAGTCAGCCATTAGGTGATGGAACAACCGCTTATATAGTTAAAGACTAA
- a CDS encoding MerR family transcriptional regulator has product MNTLKVDYTMKQTARILGVHRDTLMYWETNHLIPIARRNPKNNYRIYTIEEIIKIANIRGIDVVNNEVIEKKYRQI; this is encoded by the coding sequence ATGAATACACTAAAAGTAGATTATACAATGAAACAGACAGCAAGAATATTAGGTGTACATAGGGATACACTGATGTATTGGGAAACAAATCATCTAATTCCTATAGCACGAAGAAATCCAAAAAATAATTATCGCATATACACTATTGAAGAGATTATAAAGATAGCTAATATTAGAGGAATAGATGTTGTAAATAATGAAGTAATTGAGAAAAAATATAGACAAATATAA
- a CDS encoding single-stranded DNA-binding protein — translation MHNSYNGYNNFNQQQNNYQTRPNGNFSSQQQNNSGYRNNGADNHVKIQVVARLVKDPESKPVNNSKVASSKVVINHRGGEKADFWFIEVWGNENSDGYYKFLLNHCPKGRKVFIEGIPELRQTKNTDGTYTYYPTIKVTNLIGLDGGNLDNQQPTGQFKQQTQGVDFQPQHSGFQPNHQNYVANQTRQQPQQGGGLSNIPIHSGFLPQQQTSVRVGAPASIQENIGFPAIAQQ, via the coding sequence ATGCATAACAGTTATAACGGTTATAACAACTTCAATCAACAACAAAATAATTACCAAACTCGACCTAATGGTAATTTCTCAAGTCAACAACAAAATAATAGTGGATATAGAAATAATGGTGCAGATAATCATGTCAAAATACAGGTAGTTGCGCGTTTAGTAAAGGACCCTGAATCCAAACCTGTAAATAACTCAAAAGTTGCCAGCTCAAAAGTTGTTATAAATCATCGTGGTGGTGAGAAAGCAGATTTTTGGTTTATAGAAGTTTGGGGAAATGAGAATTCAGATGGTTATTATAAATTTCTACTAAACCATTGCCCAAAAGGACGCAAAGTATTTATTGAAGGTATTCCTGAATTGCGACAAACGAAAAACACTGACGGAACATACACTTATTATCCAACCATTAAAGTTACAAATCTTATCGGATTAGATGGTGGAAATTTAGATAATCAACAACCCACAGGTCAATTTAAACAACAAACTCAAGGTGTAGACTTTCAACCACAACATAGTGGCTTCCAACCCAATCATCAAAATTATGTTGCAAACCAAACTAGACAACAGCCACAACAAGGAGGGGGCCTATCAAATATTCCTATTCATTCAGGATTCTTACCCCAGCAACAAACTTCAGTACGAGTAGGTGCTCCAGCGAGTATACAAGAAAATATCGGATTTCCTGCAATTGCACAACAATAA